The following are encoded in a window of Roseivirga misakiensis genomic DNA:
- a CDS encoding NifU family protein, which yields MLDRVEAALDKIRPFLIADGGNVRVLEITDDLVVKLELEGACGTCPMSPMTMKAGVEEALKRDIPEITGVEAINVAEA from the coding sequence ATGTTGGACAGAGTAGAAGCAGCACTTGATAAGATTAGACCTTTTCTTATTGCAGATGGAGGTAATGTCAGGGTATTAGAAATCACCGATGATTTAGTCGTGAAATTAGAGCTTGAAGGTGCCTGTGGCACTTGCCCTATGTCACCAATGACCATGAAGGCTGGTGTAGAGGAGGCACTCAAAAGAGATATTCCTGAAATCACTGGCGTTGAGGCAATCAACGTGGCCGAAGCTTAG